In Priestia megaterium NBRC 15308 = ATCC 14581, the following proteins share a genomic window:
- a CDS encoding GNAT family N-acetyltransferase, with protein MSTKRIHLTPFETTHIQYLHKWLNDERAIRMIGRTPLTYEEVVQEVEKKRLNSDLILGIESDEQELVGWVFLKDIDYGHGRASIGILLSSESRGHGYGRMAMEQMIDLGFKQLRLNKIYLTTRGINKQAIALYEKIGFVTEGKLRNHAYVDGKYVDTYFMGILASEWNK; from the coding sequence ATGAGTACAAAAAGAATACACCTTACCCCATTTGAAACAACTCACATTCAATACTTACATAAATGGTTAAATGATGAACGGGCAATACGAATGATAGGCAGAACACCTTTAACTTATGAAGAAGTAGTACAAGAAGTAGAAAAGAAAAGATTGAACAGCGATTTAATTTTAGGAATTGAAAGCGATGAACAAGAATTAGTTGGATGGGTATTTCTGAAGGATATAGACTACGGACATGGAAGAGCTAGTATAGGAATTCTCCTATCTTCAGAATCTAGAGGTCACGGGTACGGTCGAATGGCTATGGAGCAAATGATTGATTTAGGATTTAAACAGCTTCGTCTAAATAAAATCTATTTAACTACAAGAGGAATCAACAAACAGGCCATTGCACTATATGAAAAAATTGGTTTTGTCACCGAAGGGAAATTAAGAAATCATGCTTATGTGGATGGGAAGTACGTAGATACATATTTTATGGGTATACTAGCTTCGGAATGGAATAAGTAA
- a CDS encoding CPBP family intramembrane glutamic endopeptidase, with protein sequence MKNYLNVEEGKNSWKRYVSTTILASVFMLLGSIIYIIAEIIMVAADESGKSYFDFDSGVAVGINANLDFLLSHIMYICWIFGLWIGIRFIHKRKMKSLITANKRVNWKKVIWSFGTFSLLLIISQLIDVVFNHSDYSWNHVSVKEYVLLILITFLLVPIQTTTEELFFRGLLLQWVSKKVKRPILLAIIVGLMFSIGHFANPEMNKSIILVGLDYIVAGFALTYIAIKTKSLEITIGAHAANNMFLALFLTTDDSVFGSIPSLFKVADTEPGANLIWSIVMFSVFYILCRGKIKKEEAADKDQLIA encoded by the coding sequence ATGAAAAACTATTTAAATGTGGAAGAAGGAAAAAATAGCTGGAAGCGTTATGTAAGTACAACAATCCTTGCTTCTGTGTTTATGCTGTTAGGATCAATTATTTATATTATCGCTGAAATAATAATGGTTGCAGCTGATGAAAGTGGAAAATCATATTTTGATTTTGATAGCGGAGTGGCTGTGGGAATCAATGCTAACCTTGATTTTCTGTTATCTCATATTATGTACATATGCTGGATTTTTGGTTTATGGATCGGCATTCGTTTTATTCACAAACGAAAAATGAAATCATTAATCACTGCTAACAAACGTGTGAATTGGAAGAAAGTAATATGGTCTTTTGGAACTTTTAGCCTGTTACTAATCATTTCACAATTAATTGATGTTGTGTTTAACCATTCGGATTATTCATGGAACCATGTAAGTGTGAAAGAGTATGTACTATTAATACTTATTACATTTTTGTTAGTACCTATTCAAACAACAACGGAGGAGCTTTTCTTTAGAGGACTTCTTCTTCAATGGGTGAGTAAGAAAGTGAAGCGTCCCATTTTACTTGCGATTATTGTTGGACTAATGTTTTCAATAGGTCATTTTGCTAATCCTGAAATGAATAAATCCATTATATTGGTGGGACTAGATTATATTGTAGCTGGTTTTGCTCTTACATATATCGCGATTAAAACAAAAAGCTTAGAAATTACCATTGGCGCACACGCAGCCAACAACATGTTTCTCGCTCTGTTCCTTACAACGGACGATTCTGTTTTCGGATCTATACCGAGTTTGTTTAAGGTAGCTGACACTGAGCCAGGAGCTAATCTTATTTGGTCGATTGTTATGTTTAGTGTTTTCTATATCTTATGTAGAGGGAAGATAAAAAAGGAAGAAGCAGCTGACAAAGATCAGCTTATTGCTTAA
- a CDS encoding DUF2935 domain-containing protein: MNSSFTQNAIFEHTFWMQILKDHSQFILDALAEKEQEEIQAAKTFIQTFNSLLEEVKADHNNLESITMKAKAQTIALKEFKLSLLRKHLTTDFTIHLTPTFLNHMVNELDEYLLILSYLEQQQIPPIFHELHHHLLWILDAAGHAGAISDSLDAVEKQLKQKSMQFSTHFEHFYLKAVELTGYLRTNLESFPALKRMNKDVKLEIELFQVFLHEIEELELSNEMLSTFSALMADHMMREECYYLTKLAQSTNTAKPPCDPTSSHYK, translated from the coding sequence ATGAATAGTAGCTTTACTCAAAATGCAATTTTTGAACATACATTTTGGATGCAAATTTTGAAAGACCATTCCCAATTTATCTTAGATGCCTTGGCTGAAAAAGAGCAAGAAGAAATCCAGGCGGCTAAAACTTTCATCCAAACTTTTAATAGTTTGTTAGAAGAAGTTAAAGCAGACCATAACAACCTAGAAAGCATTACAATGAAAGCTAAAGCTCAAACAATAGCACTCAAAGAATTTAAACTTTCCTTATTAAGAAAGCATTTAACAACTGACTTCACGATTCACCTTACACCTACTTTTCTAAACCATATGGTCAATGAGCTGGATGAGTATTTATTAATTCTTAGTTACTTAGAACAACAACAAATTCCACCCATCTTTCATGAGCTTCACCATCATTTGTTATGGATATTAGATGCTGCGGGACATGCTGGAGCTATTTCCGATAGTCTTGATGCAGTAGAAAAGCAACTAAAACAAAAGAGTATGCAATTTTCTACCCATTTTGAACATTTTTATCTGAAGGCTGTAGAATTAACTGGTTATTTAAGAACGAACCTTGAATCCTTTCCAGCATTAAAGAGAATGAACAAAGACGTCAAGTTAGAAATAGAGTTATTTCAAGTATTTCTTCATGAGATCGAAGAATTAGAACTATCGAACGAAATGCTTAGTACATTTTCTGCTTTAATGGCTGATCATATGATGAGGGAAGAATGCTACTATTTAACTAAGTTAGCACAATCAACCAATACTGCAAAACCACCTTGTGACCCTACGTCATCTCATTACAAATAG
- a CDS encoding iron-containing alcohol dehydrogenase — protein sequence MKSYNYFCSTQIEVGMGKAKELPDMLTSLNIGSSILVVSDPGVVRAGLVSPIVTALEASGYRVSVFDSIEQNPRDTNCLAGAKLFCEFGADAVVAIGGGSAMDTGKAIALCGPNGGEPSDYADGRLLYSNIAPVICIPTTSGTGSEVTRSAVITEAATHRKMTLKHSTLRPVLAILDAELTLSLPPSVTAATGIDALVHAIEGYTCKVTNPISQALGAQAMRTIVSALPIVFRDGKNEAARQDMLEGSLLAGLCFGSADVASVHCLAEALGGLYDTPHGVANAVFLPYVLRFNSTENKQLHAKLARYMSFAKDSDSDEVAVGKLIQGIIDLTELLNIPKLKDLAGVKKEDFPSIVRLAMENNSSSSNVRLITEADYMQILEQAYFNHVDRNWNSEVESLN from the coding sequence ATGAAATCCTATAACTATTTTTGTTCTACTCAAATCGAGGTAGGGATGGGCAAAGCTAAAGAATTACCAGACATGCTAACATCTTTAAATATTGGTTCATCAATTTTAGTCGTTAGTGACCCTGGTGTAGTTCGTGCGGGATTAGTTTCACCAATTGTAACTGCCTTGGAGGCTTCTGGTTATCGAGTGTCGGTATTTGATTCAATTGAACAGAACCCTCGAGATACAAATTGTTTGGCAGGTGCTAAATTATTTTGTGAATTTGGTGCAGATGCAGTTGTTGCCATTGGTGGCGGAAGTGCAATGGACACAGGAAAAGCTATCGCACTGTGCGGCCCAAACGGCGGGGAACCATCTGACTATGCAGACGGTCGACTTCTGTATTCAAACATTGCACCAGTTATTTGTATTCCAACTACTTCAGGTACAGGCTCAGAGGTTACTCGTTCTGCCGTTATCACGGAAGCAGCTACACACCGAAAGATGACGCTCAAACATAGTACATTAAGGCCTGTCTTGGCGATTCTTGATGCTGAACTAACATTAAGTCTTCCTCCTTCTGTTACGGCTGCGACTGGCATTGATGCATTAGTTCATGCGATTGAAGGCTATACCTGTAAAGTCACAAATCCTATTTCACAAGCGCTTGGGGCTCAAGCAATGAGAACCATTGTTTCGGCATTGCCTATCGTTTTCCGCGATGGTAAAAATGAAGCGGCTCGTCAAGATATGCTGGAAGGAAGTCTCTTAGCTGGCCTTTGTTTTGGATCTGCAGATGTTGCCTCAGTACACTGCCTAGCAGAAGCGCTTGGAGGACTTTATGATACCCCGCATGGAGTTGCTAACGCAGTATTTTTACCATACGTATTACGATTTAATTCTACGGAGAATAAGCAGCTGCACGCAAAATTAGCAAGGTATATGAGCTTTGCTAAAGATTCAGATTCAGACGAAGTAGCTGTTGGAAAATTAATTCAAGGAATTATAGACTTAACAGAATTATTAAACATTCCTAAATTAAAAGATTTAGCGGGTGTAAAGAAAGAAGACTTTCCGAGTATTGTAAGGTTGGCCATGGAAAACAACTCATCGTCAAGTAACGTCCGTTTAATTACCGAGGCTGATTATATGCAAATTCTTGAACAAGCCTATTTTAACCATGTAGATAGAAATTGGAATTCTGAAGTAGAGAGCTTAAATTAA
- a CDS encoding alpha/beta fold hydrolase — MAFIETNTNHYLYYEEYGQGTPVIFIHPPGLGYKVFQYQHELSKHMRVIFPDLSGHGRSSKPKQPVSISFYANELVRFMDSLHLDKVIICGYSAGCLIAQELAIHYRHRIELLILSGAYPIVRDVPGRLLHKTGMYMVKEHPNILTTSLAISHTRDKTLRKNLVSYMRKSDQESWYQYYNHSLHYNCVDKLHRLTMPLLFIYGGKKDWTAHYMKEYKNKCKHAEFFVLPNQGHQLPTKQWTQFNELITGFVLNRSHL; from the coding sequence ATGGCTTTTATTGAAACAAACACTAATCACTATTTGTATTATGAAGAGTATGGACAAGGCACCCCTGTCATCTTTATTCATCCCCCTGGACTTGGCTATAAAGTATTCCAATATCAACACGAGTTATCCAAACATATGAGAGTCATCTTTCCAGATTTAAGTGGTCATGGAAGAAGCTCAAAACCTAAACAGCCTGTATCAATTTCTTTTTATGCAAACGAGTTAGTACGTTTTATGGATTCGCTGCATCTAGACAAGGTGATTATATGTGGTTACTCTGCTGGTTGTCTAATTGCTCAAGAGCTAGCTATTCATTATCGCCATCGAATTGAATTATTAATACTTTCAGGAGCTTATCCTATAGTAAGAGATGTACCTGGACGGCTATTACATAAAACAGGAATGTATATGGTAAAAGAACATCCGAATATACTAACAACAAGCCTTGCTATAAGTCATACTCGAGACAAAACATTAAGAAAGAATCTAGTTAGTTACATGAGGAAATCAGACCAGGAATCCTGGTATCAGTATTATAATCATTCATTACACTATAACTGTGTAGACAAGCTTCATCGCTTAACGATGCCTTTATTGTTTATATATGGTGGAAAAAAGGATTGGACTGCTCACTATATGAAAGAGTATAAAAATAAGTGTAAGCATGCTGAATTCTTTGTTTTACCCAATCAAGGTCACCAACTGCCTACCAAACAGTGGACTCAGTTTAATGAGTTAATTACAGGATTTGTCTTAAATAGATCTCATTTATAA
- a CDS encoding type 1 glutamine amidotransferase family protein — MKKVMVFITDGFADWEASYVTAELNKQGTGFQVQTMAIDKHPKTSIGGLTVLPDYSLKDFPFKLDFAMLIIPGGTGWREKKNHQVKKLVSFCFEHNIPVAAICDATTFLGNYGFLDQNKHTGNSLAYLKEGAPNYRGDENYIEKQSVSDGCLITANGSGALEFSKDILNKLNVLKSKELEEWYALFKNGFIPITGEHIEK; from the coding sequence ATGAAAAAAGTGATGGTCTTTATTACAGATGGTTTTGCTGATTGGGAAGCCAGTTATGTGACAGCTGAGTTAAATAAACAGGGAACAGGATTTCAAGTTCAGACAATGGCAATCGACAAACACCCTAAAACTTCAATAGGAGGATTGACCGTTCTTCCCGATTACAGCCTAAAAGACTTTCCTTTTAAACTTGACTTTGCGATGTTAATTATACCTGGGGGAACGGGATGGAGAGAAAAGAAAAATCATCAGGTAAAGAAACTGGTGAGCTTTTGTTTTGAACATAACATTCCGGTTGCAGCGATTTGTGATGCAACGACCTTTTTAGGGAACTATGGGTTTCTTGATCAGAATAAACATACAGGTAATTCATTAGCTTATTTGAAAGAAGGAGCACCTAATTATCGAGGGGATGAAAATTATATAGAAAAACAATCTGTTAGTGATGGCTGTCTAATTACAGCTAATGGAAGCGGTGCATTAGAATTTTCGAAAGACATTTTAAATAAATTAAATGTTTTAAAGAGTAAAGAACTGGAAGAATGGTACGCTTTATTTAAAAATGGTTTTATTCCGATAACAGGAGAACATATCGAAAAATAA